The sequence CTGAACCTAAGACACTTCCAATGCCTCCAAATACTACTATAACCAATATATCTATTGATTTCATGAATCCAAAGGAATCAGGCCTTATAAAATAAAAATAATTTGCATATAGTGCACCTGCAATACCTGCAAAAAAAGCTCCCATTGTAAAAACCAATATTTTATAATATGTCGTATTTACTCCCATAGTTTCAGATGCAATTTCGTCCTCTCTGATGGATATACATGCCCTTCCGTTATAGGATTTTATAAAATTATTGATAATTATTATAGTTATCACCACACAAAAATATATCCACGTCCAATTTGTATATTGAGGAATATCATTAAGTCCTGTAGCGCCCCCAATATAATCATTATTAAGTCCAATGATCTTTATTATCTCACCAAATCCTAATGTCGCTATTGCAAGATAGTCCCCTTTAAGCCTTAAGGTAGGTATCCCAATTATAATTCCTGCTAATGAAGCAGATAAAGCTGCTGCTATAATTCCGACAATAAAGGGTTGGCCCAGCTTTGCCGTCATTATAGCTGAAGCATAAGCTCCAATAGACATAAATGCCGCATGGCCAAGAGAAAATTGCCCCGTAATTCCCGTTATGAGATTCAGACTTACTGCAAGTATTATATTTACACCTATTACAACAATATTCAATATTATATAGGAATCTATAATACCCCTATTTATCAAAAATTCAACTATAAAGTAAATACTTAAAATTAATATCAGATTAAAAATATTTTTTTTGTTCAGAAATTTCATATCATCACCCTCAGTTCTAAACTTTTTCTTTTATATTTTTACCAAGTAATCCGTTAGGTCTTACTAAAAGGACTATTATTAGTATTGCAAAAGCAACTGCATCTTTATAAAGGGAACCACCTGCTGCACTTATGACAGTTTCCGTAATTC is a genomic window of Acidilutibacter cellobiosedens containing:
- a CDS encoding branched-chain amino acid ABC transporter permease — encoded protein: MKFLNKKNIFNLILILSIYFIVEFLINRGIIDSYIILNIVVIGVNIILAVSLNLITGITGQFSLGHAAFMSIGAYASAIMTAKLGQPFIVGIIAAALSASLAGIIIGIPTLRLKGDYLAIATLGFGEIIKIIGLNNDYIGGATGLNDIPQYTNWTWIYFCVVITIIIINNFIKSYNGRACISIREDEIASETMGVNTTYYKILVFTMGAFFAGIAGALYANYFYFIRPDSFGFMKSIDILVIVVFGGIGSVLGSVVGAVMLSIISVFLQNIPELRMVVYSVILFLIMVYRPQGLIGKNDLRLFKKRGVLNGCTHSK